The genomic interval CACTCGTGAGCCGCTCGGTGTATCCGACGATCTCGACGTCCGGGTTCAGCGCCTTCAGCGCCTGCGTGGCCGACTCCACCTTCGGCATGCCGATCCGGTCCTCGGTGTGGAGGATCTGACGCTGGAGGTTCGACCGGTCGACGACGTCCGCGTCGATGATGCCGAGCGTGCCCACGCCGGCGGCCGCCAGGTACAGCGCGGCGGGCGAGCCGAGGCCGCCCGCGCCGATCAGCAGCACCTTGGAGTCGAGCAGCTTCAGCTGGCCCTCCTCGCCGACCTCGGGGATCAGCGTGTGGCGGCTGTAGCGCTCGAGCTGCTGGGGCGTCAGCGTCCGCGGCACCTTCCACTCGTGCCCGTTCTGCTTCCAGTCCGCGAACCCGCCGCGGATCGAAGCGACGTCGCCGAACCCCAGTTCGGCAAGCGTCTTCGCCGCGTACGCCGAGCGGTTGCCCGCGGCGCAGTAGACGATCAGCGGCGTGCCGCGGTCGGCGGCCGCATTGTCGATCCGTGACTCGAGGTTGCCGCGCGGGATGTGGACGGCGCCCGGGATGTATCCCTGCTCGTACTCGTCCCGCTCGCGGACGTCGATCAGCACCGGCCGGGGCTGCTCGGCCAGCCGCGCCGCAGCCTCGTGCGCCGGGATCTCGGAGATCTCGGCCTTCACGGCTGCCAGATGTTCGCGGTACGTGGCCACGCCCATCACCTACCCTTTCCAGAGCGCCCCGCGCGAATGACCCGGGGCAACGAAACTTGTGTCCTCAATTGTAGCGGTGCCTGGATCCAAACTCCATGCCGCTGCAGGCATGAACGAGCCGTCTCCCGAACATATTCCCGGCCGCTCGCGGCGCCTGGTGGTGCTGCTCTGCATCGCGCTCGCCGTCGGGCTGGCCGCCGCGGGCGCCGTCGTGCTCGGCTCCCGCGGGGGCGGTGCGAGCGCAGCGACCGCGCCCGCCCGCTGCCGGCCGCTCTCCGGCGCGCCGCCGCTCAACCTCCAGCTTCCCGGTAACCCCGACGCCACGGGGACGCGCGCGATCGCCGCCGCGGCCGTGCGGCTGCTGCCGCCGGGCGACCCGCGGGTGGGTGTCGCCCGGGCCATCGTGGACTACCCGCAGACCGGCGCTGCGGGCACCCTGTCCGCGCTGCGCCGGCTCGACCAGTCCCAGCCGGTGGTGCGCCTGTACGAGGGCCTGACCGAGCTGTGGGCGGGTCGGTGCAGGCAGGCGGTCGCCACGCTGCGCCAGGTGCGGTCGACCGACCTCTACGGCTACTCCGGGACGATCGCCGACACGGCGCTGCACACGCCTCAGCAGCGCGCCGCCTATCCCGTGTACATCCCGCCCGAGGGCACGCCGGCGGGCACCGTCGTGCATCTCCGGAGCCTGGTGCGGCGCCATCCGCGGGACTCGGGGGCCTGGTTGGGGCTGGCGGTCGCGGAGCAGAGCGCCTGGCTCCACAGCTACCGGGCCGGGGATCGCCGCGCCGCCCAGGCGGCCGCCCGCCGCGCGCTCGAGCTCGACCCGACCGGCGTGTCGCCGCGCATCGCCGTCGCCGTGCTGACGTACGACAAGGACCGCCCGGCCGCGACGTTCAGCCAGCTGGGGCCGCTCGTCCAGCAGGCGAGCGATCCGACCGAGGTGCGGTTCCATCTCGGCATCCTCCTGTTCTGGCTTCACGACGACACCGACGCGGCCGCTCAGTGGCGGCAGGTGGTCGATGCGTCGCCTGACTCGGTCTACGGGCGCACCGCGGCGCAGCTCATGTCGAAGATCAGCTGACGCGTGTGGCGCCGACGTACGTGTCGGCGTACCAGCCGGTCAGCGACGAGATCTGGACGACCGTTCCGGTGTGCGGCGCGTGGATGAACCGGCCGCGGCCGATGTAGAGGCCGACGTGGCCGAGGCCGTCGAAGAAGACCAGGTCGCCGGCCCGCAGGGCCGACCGCGACACGTGGCGGCCGGCGCGGTACTGGTCTGACGCGACGCGGGGCAGCGAGATGCCGACCCGCCCGTACACGTACTGGACGAGCCCGGAGCAGTCGAAGCCCGACGGCGACTCGCCGCCCCACACGTACGGCACCCCCAGCTCGGCCCGTGCGAGCGCGACGGCCCGCTCACCGATCCCCCCGTGCGATGCCCGGTGGTGATGATGGTGACGATGGTGCGTGGCGTGACCCGAGGAGCCGCTCGGGTGATGTGACGGCGGCGCCACGTAGTGGAAGTTGCTGCTGGCCCGCAGGTGGAGGGCGGCGCGGGTGTGCGGCCCGACCTGCCCGTCGACCAGGAGGCCGTGCGTTGCCTGGAAGTGCTTCACCGCGTGCAGCGTCTGGGGCCCGAACTCGCCGTCGGCCGGTATCCCGAGTGCGCGTTGGAGCGCGGCGACCGCGGGACCGACGTCGTGCCGACGCAGGACGATCTCGCCGGTCGAGCCGCCGGCCCGCGCATGCAGCGCGCCCCACGTATGCGACCCGACCTCACCGTCCACGAGCAGCCCGTGAGCTCGCTGGAAGCCCTTCACCGCATGCAGCGTCTGTGGACCGAAGATGCCGTCGGCGGGGATGCCGAGGTCGCGCTGCAGCCGGACGACGTCGGGCCCCGTGTCGCCGACCCGCAGGATGCGCGGGTGCACCCGGCGCGCCCCGGCCTTCGCCGACGCCTGGTGCTGCTTGCCGGCCGCGTAGGCCGGCGCTCCCATTCCCGCGGCGGTCGCAGCCATCACCAGAGGGACGCTCATGCGCTTGAGCTGGCGGCGGCGGCGGTAGGTCTCGCGCCGGCGCACGGCGCGCGACGCCGACGCCTGCCAGAGCTCCAGCGACCCGAGATCCCTCACGACCGACTGCACGCGTAGCACCGTACGCCTCGCGTGTCAGCGCGCGGTTAGGTGACCGTGAAGATCTTGTGCATGCCGGCGTGGATCGTGCAGTAGATTCGAAAGGTTCCGGCCTTGAGAGTCTTCGTCACCGAGATGCTCGATCCTGGTCGCAGGTTGCCGCTCTGGTAGACGAGGTTGCCGTTGCTGACGCGCTTGATGTTGAACGTGTGGGTGTTCAGCCCCTTGTTGTGCGCGTTGAAGGTGATCGTCCCGTGCGGAGCCTTCGCCGACGTGAAGCTGATGAAGTTGTCATGCAAGCCAACGCCGCGAGTGCTCGACGCCCACGCCTGTGCGGCGAGCACTCCGCACGCGAGCGCGATCGTCAGCGGAATGGACAGACGTCCCAGCATGGTCACTCCCCGGTCGGTTTTCCCTCGTACGGGATGCCGGCCGGACCGGATTCACCAGGGCGGGCCGGCGTGCACCCACCGCCCCGCGAGCATGGTCGCGACGACGCGGGCGTCGCGGATCCGGTCCGGCTGCTCGACGATGTCGGTGTCCAGCACCACCAGGTCGGCAGCCAGGCCGGGCAGCAGGCAGCCGCGAAGGCGCTCCTCGCCGACCGCGTACGCCGCAGCCGCGGTGTGGCAGGAGACGGCGTCCGCGACCGGGATCCGCTGCTCGGGAT from Gaiellales bacterium carries:
- the moeB gene encoding molybdopterin-synthase adenylyltransferase MoeB gives rise to the protein MATYREHLAAVKAEISEIPAHEAAARLAEQPRPVLIDVRERDEYEQGYIPGAVHIPRGNLESRIDNAAADRGTPLIVYCAAGNRSAYAAKTLAELGFGDVASIRGGFADWKQNGHEWKVPRTLTPQQLERYSRHTLIPEVGEEGQLKLLDSKVLLIGAGGLGSPAALYLAAAGVGTLGIIDADVVDRSNLQRQILHTEDRIGMPKVESATQALKALNPDVEIVGYTERLTSENVLEVIAGYDVIVDGTDNFPTRYLLNDASLVAGIPVVHGSIYQFEGSVTVYAPRVGPCYRCQYPEPPPPEMAPSCAEGGVLGVLPGVVGTLQATEAVKLLLGVGDPLIGRQLRYDALAMEFVELKMHRDPNCPVCSKDPGDIEFIDYEQFCAAPARAVSAAPFTIEEAVA
- a CDS encoding NlpC/P60 family protein: MQSVVRDLGSLELWQASASRAVRRRETYRRRRQLKRMSVPLVMAATAAGMGAPAYAAGKQHQASAKAGARRVHPRILRVGDTGPDVVRLQRDLGIPADGIFGPQTLHAVKGFQRAHGLLVDGEVGSHTWGALHARAGGSTGEIVLRRHDVGPAVAALQRALGIPADGEFGPQTLHAVKHFQATHGLLVDGQVGPHTRAALHLRASSNFHYVAPPSHHPSGSSGHATHHRHHHHHRASHGGIGERAVALARAELGVPYVWGGESPSGFDCSGLVQYVYGRVGISLPRVASDQYRAGRHVSRSALRAGDLVFFDGLGHVGLYIGRGRFIHAPHTGTVVQISSLTGWYADTYVGATRVS